Proteins encoded by one window of Ictidomys tridecemlineatus isolate mIctTri1 chromosome 7, mIctTri1.hap1, whole genome shotgun sequence:
- the Mff gene encoding mitochondrial fission factor isoform X3 has protein sequence MSKRSSSDTPLGRVSGAAFPSPTAAEMAEISRIQYEMEYTEGISQRMRVPEKLKVAPPNADLEQGFQEGVPNASVIMQVPERIVVAGNNEDISFSRPADLDLIQSTPFKPLALTTPPRVLTLSERPLDFLDLERSPPTPQNEEIRAVGRLKRERSMSENAVRQNGQLVRNDSIVTPSPQQARVCPSHMLPEDGANLSSARGILSLIQSSTRRAYQQILDVLDENRSVRRQNEIRCERPVLRGGSAAATSNPHHDNVRYGISNIETTIEGSSDDMTVVDAASLRRQIIKLNRRLQLLEEENKERAKREMVMYSITVAFWLLNSWLWFRR, from the exons ATGAGTAAAAGATCAAGCAGTGACACACCACTAGGAAG GGTAAGTGGGGCAGCATTTCCTTCACCCACTGCTGCTGAGATGGCAGAAATTAGTCGAATTCAGTATGAAATGGAATATACCGAAGGTATTAGTCAGCGAATGAGGGTCCCTGAAAAACTAAAAGTAGCACCACCAAATGCTGACCTGGAACAAGGATTTCAAGAAGGAGTTCCAAATGCTAGTGTGATAATGCAAGTTCCAGAGAGGATTGTTGTAGCAG GCAATAATGAAGACATTTCATTTTCAAGACCAGCAGATCTTGACCTTATTCAGTCAACTCCCTTTAAGCCTCTGGCACTAACAACACCACCTCGTGTACTTACACTAAGTGAAAGACCACTAGACTTTCTGGATTTAGAAAGATCTCCTCCTACACCTCAAAATGAAGAA ATCCGTGCAGTTGGCAGGCTAAAAAGAGAGCGATCTATGAGTGAAAATGCTGTTCGCCAAAATGGACAGCTGGTCAGAAACGATTCCAT TGTGACACCATCGCCACAACAGGCTCGGGTCTGTCCTTCCCATATGTTACCTGAAGATGGAGCTAATCTTTCCTCTGCTCGTGGCATTTTGTCGCTTATCCAGTCTTCTACTCGTAGGGCTTACCAGCAGATCTTGGATGTGCTGGATGAAAATCGCAG TGTGAGAAGACAAAATGAAATACGTTGTGAAAG ACCTGTGTTGCGCGGTGGGTCTGCTGCCGCCACTTCTAATCCTCATCATGACAACGTCAG GTATGGCATTTCAAATATAGAAACAACAATTGAAGGCTCATCAGATGATATGACTGTTGTAGATGCAGCTTCATTAAGACGCCAG ATAATCAAACTAAATAGACGTCTACAACTTCTAGAAGAGGAGAACAAAGAGCGTGCTAAAAGAGAAATGGTCATGTATTCAATTACTGTAGCATTCTGGCTGCTTAATAGCTGGCTCTGGTTTCGCCGCTAG
- the Mff gene encoding mitochondrial fission factor isoform X6, whose amino-acid sequence MSKRSSSDTPLGRVSGAAFPSPTAAEMAEISRIQYEMEYTEGISQRMRVPEKLKVAPPNADLEQGFQEGVPNASVIMQVPERIVVAGNNEDISFSRPADLDLIQSTPFKPLALTTPPRVLTLSERPLDFLDLERSPPTPQNEEIRAVGRLKRERSMSENAVRQNGQLVRNDSIVTPSPQQARVCPSHMLPEDGANLSSARGILSLIQSSTRRAYQQILDVLDENRRPVLRGGSAAATSNPHHDNVRYGISNIETTIEGSSDDMTVVDAASLRRQIIKLNRRLQLLEEENKERAKREMVMYSITVAFWLLNSWLWFRR is encoded by the exons ATGAGTAAAAGATCAAGCAGTGACACACCACTAGGAAG GGTAAGTGGGGCAGCATTTCCTTCACCCACTGCTGCTGAGATGGCAGAAATTAGTCGAATTCAGTATGAAATGGAATATACCGAAGGTATTAGTCAGCGAATGAGGGTCCCTGAAAAACTAAAAGTAGCACCACCAAATGCTGACCTGGAACAAGGATTTCAAGAAGGAGTTCCAAATGCTAGTGTGATAATGCAAGTTCCAGAGAGGATTGTTGTAGCAG GCAATAATGAAGACATTTCATTTTCAAGACCAGCAGATCTTGACCTTATTCAGTCAACTCCCTTTAAGCCTCTGGCACTAACAACACCACCTCGTGTACTTACACTAAGTGAAAGACCACTAGACTTTCTGGATTTAGAAAGATCTCCTCCTACACCTCAAAATGAAGAA ATCCGTGCAGTTGGCAGGCTAAAAAGAGAGCGATCTATGAGTGAAAATGCTGTTCGCCAAAATGGACAGCTGGTCAGAAACGATTCCAT TGTGACACCATCGCCACAACAGGCTCGGGTCTGTCCTTCCCATATGTTACCTGAAGATGGAGCTAATCTTTCCTCTGCTCGTGGCATTTTGTCGCTTATCCAGTCTTCTACTCGTAGGGCTTACCAGCAGATCTTGGATGTGCTGGATGAAAATCGCAG ACCTGTGTTGCGCGGTGGGTCTGCTGCCGCCACTTCTAATCCTCATCATGACAACGTCAG GTATGGCATTTCAAATATAGAAACAACAATTGAAGGCTCATCAGATGATATGACTGTTGTAGATGCAGCTTCATTAAGACGCCAG ATAATCAAACTAAATAGACGTCTACAACTTCTAGAAGAGGAGAACAAAGAGCGTGCTAAAAGAGAAATGGTCATGTATTCAATTACTGTAGCATTCTGGCTGCTTAATAGCTGGCTCTGGTTTCGCCGCTAG
- the Mff gene encoding mitochondrial fission factor isoform X8, whose protein sequence is MSKRSSSDTPLGRVSGAAFPSPTAAEMAEISRIQYEMEYTEGISQRMRVPEKLKVAPPNADLEQGFQEGVPNASVIMQVPERIVVAGNNEDISFSRPADLDLIQSTPFKPLALTTPPRVLTLSERPLDFLDLERSPPTPQNEEIRAVGRLKRERSMSENAVRQNGQLVRNDSIVTPSPQQARVCPSHMLPEDGANLSSARGILSLIQSSTRRAYQQILDVLDENRRYGISNIETTIEGSSDDMTVVDAASLRRQIIKLNRRLQLLEEENKERAKREMVMYSITVAFWLLNSWLWFRR, encoded by the exons ATGAGTAAAAGATCAAGCAGTGACACACCACTAGGAAG GGTAAGTGGGGCAGCATTTCCTTCACCCACTGCTGCTGAGATGGCAGAAATTAGTCGAATTCAGTATGAAATGGAATATACCGAAGGTATTAGTCAGCGAATGAGGGTCCCTGAAAAACTAAAAGTAGCACCACCAAATGCTGACCTGGAACAAGGATTTCAAGAAGGAGTTCCAAATGCTAGTGTGATAATGCAAGTTCCAGAGAGGATTGTTGTAGCAG GCAATAATGAAGACATTTCATTTTCAAGACCAGCAGATCTTGACCTTATTCAGTCAACTCCCTTTAAGCCTCTGGCACTAACAACACCACCTCGTGTACTTACACTAAGTGAAAGACCACTAGACTTTCTGGATTTAGAAAGATCTCCTCCTACACCTCAAAATGAAGAA ATCCGTGCAGTTGGCAGGCTAAAAAGAGAGCGATCTATGAGTGAAAATGCTGTTCGCCAAAATGGACAGCTGGTCAGAAACGATTCCAT TGTGACACCATCGCCACAACAGGCTCGGGTCTGTCCTTCCCATATGTTACCTGAAGATGGAGCTAATCTTTCCTCTGCTCGTGGCATTTTGTCGCTTATCCAGTCTTCTACTCGTAGGGCTTACCAGCAGATCTTGGATGTGCTGGATGAAAATCGCAG GTATGGCATTTCAAATATAGAAACAACAATTGAAGGCTCATCAGATGATATGACTGTTGTAGATGCAGCTTCATTAAGACGCCAG ATAATCAAACTAAATAGACGTCTACAACTTCTAGAAGAGGAGAACAAAGAGCGTGCTAAAAGAGAAATGGTCATGTATTCAATTACTGTAGCATTCTGGCTGCTTAATAGCTGGCTCTGGTTTCGCCGCTAG
- the Mff gene encoding mitochondrial fission factor isoform X1 produces the protein MSKRSSSDTPLGRVSGAAFPSPTAAEMAEISRIQYEMEYTEGISQRMRVPEKLKVAPPNADLEQGFQEGVPNASVIMQVPERIVVAGNNEDISFSRPADLDLIQSTPFKPLALTTPPRVLTLSERPLDFLDLERSPPTPQNEEIRAVGRLKRERSMSENAVRQNGQLVRNDSMWHRSDSAPRNKISRFQASISAPEYTVTPSPQQARVCPSHMLPEDGANLSSARGILSLIQSSTRRAYQQILDVLDENRSVRRQNEIRCERPVLRGGSAAATSNPHHDNVRYGISNIETTIEGSSDDMTVVDAASLRRQIIKLNRRLQLLEEENKERAKREMVMYSITVAFWLLNSWLWFRR, from the exons ATGAGTAAAAGATCAAGCAGTGACACACCACTAGGAAG GGTAAGTGGGGCAGCATTTCCTTCACCCACTGCTGCTGAGATGGCAGAAATTAGTCGAATTCAGTATGAAATGGAATATACCGAAGGTATTAGTCAGCGAATGAGGGTCCCTGAAAAACTAAAAGTAGCACCACCAAATGCTGACCTGGAACAAGGATTTCAAGAAGGAGTTCCAAATGCTAGTGTGATAATGCAAGTTCCAGAGAGGATTGTTGTAGCAG GCAATAATGAAGACATTTCATTTTCAAGACCAGCAGATCTTGACCTTATTCAGTCAACTCCCTTTAAGCCTCTGGCACTAACAACACCACCTCGTGTACTTACACTAAGTGAAAGACCACTAGACTTTCTGGATTTAGAAAGATCTCCTCCTACACCTCAAAATGAAGAA ATCCGTGCAGTTGGCAGGCTAAAAAGAGAGCGATCTATGAGTGAAAATGCTGTTCGCCAAAATGGACAGCTGGTCAGAAACGATTCCAT GTGGCACAGATCAGATTCTGCCCcgagaaataaaatttcaaggttCCAGGCATCGATTTCTGCACCGGAATACAC TGTGACACCATCGCCACAACAGGCTCGGGTCTGTCCTTCCCATATGTTACCTGAAGATGGAGCTAATCTTTCCTCTGCTCGTGGCATTTTGTCGCTTATCCAGTCTTCTACTCGTAGGGCTTACCAGCAGATCTTGGATGTGCTGGATGAAAATCGCAG TGTGAGAAGACAAAATGAAATACGTTGTGAAAG ACCTGTGTTGCGCGGTGGGTCTGCTGCCGCCACTTCTAATCCTCATCATGACAACGTCAG GTATGGCATTTCAAATATAGAAACAACAATTGAAGGCTCATCAGATGATATGACTGTTGTAGATGCAGCTTCATTAAGACGCCAG ATAATCAAACTAAATAGACGTCTACAACTTCTAGAAGAGGAGAACAAAGAGCGTGCTAAAAGAGAAATGGTCATGTATTCAATTACTGTAGCATTCTGGCTGCTTAATAGCTGGCTCTGGTTTCGCCGCTAG
- the Mff gene encoding mitochondrial fission factor isoform X2, with the protein MSKRSSSDTPLGRVSGAAFPSPTAAEMAEISRIQYEMEYTEGISQRMRVPEKLKVAPPNADLEQGFQEGVPNASVIMQVPERIVVAGNNEDISFSRPADLDLIQSTPFKPLALTTPPRVLTLSERPLDFLDLERSPPTPQNEEIRAVGRLKRERSMSENAVRQNGQLVRNDSMWHRSDSAPRNKISRFQASISAPEYTVTPSPQQARVCPSHMLPEDGANLSSARGILSLIQSSTRRAYQQILDVLDENRRPVLRGGSAAATSNPHHDNVRYGISNIETTIEGSSDDMTVVDAASLRRQIIKLNRRLQLLEEENKERAKREMVMYSITVAFWLLNSWLWFRR; encoded by the exons ATGAGTAAAAGATCAAGCAGTGACACACCACTAGGAAG GGTAAGTGGGGCAGCATTTCCTTCACCCACTGCTGCTGAGATGGCAGAAATTAGTCGAATTCAGTATGAAATGGAATATACCGAAGGTATTAGTCAGCGAATGAGGGTCCCTGAAAAACTAAAAGTAGCACCACCAAATGCTGACCTGGAACAAGGATTTCAAGAAGGAGTTCCAAATGCTAGTGTGATAATGCAAGTTCCAGAGAGGATTGTTGTAGCAG GCAATAATGAAGACATTTCATTTTCAAGACCAGCAGATCTTGACCTTATTCAGTCAACTCCCTTTAAGCCTCTGGCACTAACAACACCACCTCGTGTACTTACACTAAGTGAAAGACCACTAGACTTTCTGGATTTAGAAAGATCTCCTCCTACACCTCAAAATGAAGAA ATCCGTGCAGTTGGCAGGCTAAAAAGAGAGCGATCTATGAGTGAAAATGCTGTTCGCCAAAATGGACAGCTGGTCAGAAACGATTCCAT GTGGCACAGATCAGATTCTGCCCcgagaaataaaatttcaaggttCCAGGCATCGATTTCTGCACCGGAATACAC TGTGACACCATCGCCACAACAGGCTCGGGTCTGTCCTTCCCATATGTTACCTGAAGATGGAGCTAATCTTTCCTCTGCTCGTGGCATTTTGTCGCTTATCCAGTCTTCTACTCGTAGGGCTTACCAGCAGATCTTGGATGTGCTGGATGAAAATCGCAG ACCTGTGTTGCGCGGTGGGTCTGCTGCCGCCACTTCTAATCCTCATCATGACAACGTCAG GTATGGCATTTCAAATATAGAAACAACAATTGAAGGCTCATCAGATGATATGACTGTTGTAGATGCAGCTTCATTAAGACGCCAG ATAATCAAACTAAATAGACGTCTACAACTTCTAGAAGAGGAGAACAAAGAGCGTGCTAAAAGAGAAATGGTCATGTATTCAATTACTGTAGCATTCTGGCTGCTTAATAGCTGGCTCTGGTTTCGCCGCTAG
- the Mff gene encoding mitochondrial fission factor isoform X11 — MSKRSSSDTPLGRVSGAAFPSPTAAEMAEISRIQYEMEYTEGISQRMRVPEKLKVAPPNADLEQGFQEGVPNASVIMQVPERIVVAGNNEDISFSRPADLDLIQSTPFKPLALTTPPRVLTLSERPLDFLDLERSPPTPQNEEIRAVGRLKRERSMSENAVRQNGQLVRNDSMWHRSDSAPRNKISRFQASISAPEYTYGISNIETTIEGSSDDMTVVDAASLRRQIIKLNRRLQLLEEENKERAKREMVMYSITVAFWLLNSWLWFRR; from the exons ATGAGTAAAAGATCAAGCAGTGACACACCACTAGGAAG GGTAAGTGGGGCAGCATTTCCTTCACCCACTGCTGCTGAGATGGCAGAAATTAGTCGAATTCAGTATGAAATGGAATATACCGAAGGTATTAGTCAGCGAATGAGGGTCCCTGAAAAACTAAAAGTAGCACCACCAAATGCTGACCTGGAACAAGGATTTCAAGAAGGAGTTCCAAATGCTAGTGTGATAATGCAAGTTCCAGAGAGGATTGTTGTAGCAG GCAATAATGAAGACATTTCATTTTCAAGACCAGCAGATCTTGACCTTATTCAGTCAACTCCCTTTAAGCCTCTGGCACTAACAACACCACCTCGTGTACTTACACTAAGTGAAAGACCACTAGACTTTCTGGATTTAGAAAGATCTCCTCCTACACCTCAAAATGAAGAA ATCCGTGCAGTTGGCAGGCTAAAAAGAGAGCGATCTATGAGTGAAAATGCTGTTCGCCAAAATGGACAGCTGGTCAGAAACGATTCCAT GTGGCACAGATCAGATTCTGCCCcgagaaataaaatttcaaggttCCAGGCATCGATTTCTGCACCGGAATACAC GTATGGCATTTCAAATATAGAAACAACAATTGAAGGCTCATCAGATGATATGACTGTTGTAGATGCAGCTTCATTAAGACGCCAG ATAATCAAACTAAATAGACGTCTACAACTTCTAGAAGAGGAGAACAAAGAGCGTGCTAAAAGAGAAATGGTCATGTATTCAATTACTGTAGCATTCTGGCTGCTTAATAGCTGGCTCTGGTTTCGCCGCTAG
- the Mff gene encoding mitochondrial fission factor isoform X9 produces MSKRSSSDTPLGRVSGAAFPSPTAAEMAEISRIQYEMEYTEGISQRMRVPEKLKVAPPNADLEQGFQEGVPNASVIMQVPERIVVAGNNEDISFSRPADLDLIQSTPFKPLALTTPPRVLTLSERPLDFLDLERSPPTPQNEEIRAVGRLKRERSMSENAVRQNGQLVRNDSMWHRSDSAPRNKISRFQASISAPEYTPVLRGGSAAATSNPHHDNVRYGISNIETTIEGSSDDMTVVDAASLRRQIIKLNRRLQLLEEENKERAKREMVMYSITVAFWLLNSWLWFRR; encoded by the exons ATGAGTAAAAGATCAAGCAGTGACACACCACTAGGAAG GGTAAGTGGGGCAGCATTTCCTTCACCCACTGCTGCTGAGATGGCAGAAATTAGTCGAATTCAGTATGAAATGGAATATACCGAAGGTATTAGTCAGCGAATGAGGGTCCCTGAAAAACTAAAAGTAGCACCACCAAATGCTGACCTGGAACAAGGATTTCAAGAAGGAGTTCCAAATGCTAGTGTGATAATGCAAGTTCCAGAGAGGATTGTTGTAGCAG GCAATAATGAAGACATTTCATTTTCAAGACCAGCAGATCTTGACCTTATTCAGTCAACTCCCTTTAAGCCTCTGGCACTAACAACACCACCTCGTGTACTTACACTAAGTGAAAGACCACTAGACTTTCTGGATTTAGAAAGATCTCCTCCTACACCTCAAAATGAAGAA ATCCGTGCAGTTGGCAGGCTAAAAAGAGAGCGATCTATGAGTGAAAATGCTGTTCGCCAAAATGGACAGCTGGTCAGAAACGATTCCAT GTGGCACAGATCAGATTCTGCCCcgagaaataaaatttcaaggttCCAGGCATCGATTTCTGCACCGGAATACAC ACCTGTGTTGCGCGGTGGGTCTGCTGCCGCCACTTCTAATCCTCATCATGACAACGTCAG GTATGGCATTTCAAATATAGAAACAACAATTGAAGGCTCATCAGATGATATGACTGTTGTAGATGCAGCTTCATTAAGACGCCAG ATAATCAAACTAAATAGACGTCTACAACTTCTAGAAGAGGAGAACAAAGAGCGTGCTAAAAGAGAAATGGTCATGTATTCAATTACTGTAGCATTCTGGCTGCTTAATAGCTGGCTCTGGTTTCGCCGCTAG
- the Mff gene encoding mitochondrial fission factor isoform X7, translating to MSKRSSSDTPLGRVSGAAFPSPTAAEMAEISRIQYEMEYTEGISQRMRVPEKLKVAPPNADLEQGFQEGVPNASVIMQVPERIVVAGNNEDISFSRPADLDLIQSTPFKPLALTTPPRVLTLSERPLDFLDLERSPPTPQNEEIRAVGRLKRERSMSENAVRQNGQLVRNDSMWHRSDSAPRNKISRFQASISAPEYTVRRQNEIRCERPVLRGGSAAATSNPHHDNVRYGISNIETTIEGSSDDMTVVDAASLRRQIIKLNRRLQLLEEENKERAKREMVMYSITVAFWLLNSWLWFRR from the exons ATGAGTAAAAGATCAAGCAGTGACACACCACTAGGAAG GGTAAGTGGGGCAGCATTTCCTTCACCCACTGCTGCTGAGATGGCAGAAATTAGTCGAATTCAGTATGAAATGGAATATACCGAAGGTATTAGTCAGCGAATGAGGGTCCCTGAAAAACTAAAAGTAGCACCACCAAATGCTGACCTGGAACAAGGATTTCAAGAAGGAGTTCCAAATGCTAGTGTGATAATGCAAGTTCCAGAGAGGATTGTTGTAGCAG GCAATAATGAAGACATTTCATTTTCAAGACCAGCAGATCTTGACCTTATTCAGTCAACTCCCTTTAAGCCTCTGGCACTAACAACACCACCTCGTGTACTTACACTAAGTGAAAGACCACTAGACTTTCTGGATTTAGAAAGATCTCCTCCTACACCTCAAAATGAAGAA ATCCGTGCAGTTGGCAGGCTAAAAAGAGAGCGATCTATGAGTGAAAATGCTGTTCGCCAAAATGGACAGCTGGTCAGAAACGATTCCAT GTGGCACAGATCAGATTCTGCCCcgagaaataaaatttcaaggttCCAGGCATCGATTTCTGCACCGGAATACAC TGTGAGAAGACAAAATGAAATACGTTGTGAAAG ACCTGTGTTGCGCGGTGGGTCTGCTGCCGCCACTTCTAATCCTCATCATGACAACGTCAG GTATGGCATTTCAAATATAGAAACAACAATTGAAGGCTCATCAGATGATATGACTGTTGTAGATGCAGCTTCATTAAGACGCCAG ATAATCAAACTAAATAGACGTCTACAACTTCTAGAAGAGGAGAACAAAGAGCGTGCTAAAAGAGAAATGGTCATGTATTCAATTACTGTAGCATTCTGGCTGCTTAATAGCTGGCTCTGGTTTCGCCGCTAG
- the Mff gene encoding mitochondrial fission factor isoform X5, with protein MSKRSSSDTPLGRVSGAAFPSPTAAEMAEISRIQYEMEYTEGISQRMRVPEKLKVAPPNADLEQGFQEGVPNASVIMQVPERIVVAGNNEDISFSRPADLDLIQSTPFKPLALTTPPRVLTLSERPLDFLDLERSPPTPQNEEIRAVGRLKRERSMSENAVRQNGQLVRNDSMWHRSDSAPRNKISRFQASISAPEYTVTPSPQQARVCPSHMLPEDGANLSSARGILSLIQSSTRRAYQQILDVLDENRRYGISNIETTIEGSSDDMTVVDAASLRRQIIKLNRRLQLLEEENKERAKREMVMYSITVAFWLLNSWLWFRR; from the exons ATGAGTAAAAGATCAAGCAGTGACACACCACTAGGAAG GGTAAGTGGGGCAGCATTTCCTTCACCCACTGCTGCTGAGATGGCAGAAATTAGTCGAATTCAGTATGAAATGGAATATACCGAAGGTATTAGTCAGCGAATGAGGGTCCCTGAAAAACTAAAAGTAGCACCACCAAATGCTGACCTGGAACAAGGATTTCAAGAAGGAGTTCCAAATGCTAGTGTGATAATGCAAGTTCCAGAGAGGATTGTTGTAGCAG GCAATAATGAAGACATTTCATTTTCAAGACCAGCAGATCTTGACCTTATTCAGTCAACTCCCTTTAAGCCTCTGGCACTAACAACACCACCTCGTGTACTTACACTAAGTGAAAGACCACTAGACTTTCTGGATTTAGAAAGATCTCCTCCTACACCTCAAAATGAAGAA ATCCGTGCAGTTGGCAGGCTAAAAAGAGAGCGATCTATGAGTGAAAATGCTGTTCGCCAAAATGGACAGCTGGTCAGAAACGATTCCAT GTGGCACAGATCAGATTCTGCCCcgagaaataaaatttcaaggttCCAGGCATCGATTTCTGCACCGGAATACAC TGTGACACCATCGCCACAACAGGCTCGGGTCTGTCCTTCCCATATGTTACCTGAAGATGGAGCTAATCTTTCCTCTGCTCGTGGCATTTTGTCGCTTATCCAGTCTTCTACTCGTAGGGCTTACCAGCAGATCTTGGATGTGCTGGATGAAAATCGCAG GTATGGCATTTCAAATATAGAAACAACAATTGAAGGCTCATCAGATGATATGACTGTTGTAGATGCAGCTTCATTAAGACGCCAG ATAATCAAACTAAATAGACGTCTACAACTTCTAGAAGAGGAGAACAAAGAGCGTGCTAAAAGAGAAATGGTCATGTATTCAATTACTGTAGCATTCTGGCTGCTTAATAGCTGGCTCTGGTTTCGCCGCTAG
- the Mff gene encoding mitochondrial fission factor isoform X10, producing the protein MSKRSSSDTPLGRVSGAAFPSPTAAEMAEISRIQYEMEYTEGISQRMRVPEKLKVAPPNADLEQGFQEGVPNASVIMQVPERIVVAGNNEDISFSRPADLDLIQSTPFKPLALTTPPRVLTLSERPLDFLDLERSPPTPQNEEIRAVGRLKRERSMSENAVRQNGQLVRNDSIVRRQNEIRCERPVLRGGSAAATSNPHHDNVRYGISNIETTIEGSSDDMTVVDAASLRRQIIKLNRRLQLLEEENKERAKREMVMYSITVAFWLLNSWLWFRR; encoded by the exons ATGAGTAAAAGATCAAGCAGTGACACACCACTAGGAAG GGTAAGTGGGGCAGCATTTCCTTCACCCACTGCTGCTGAGATGGCAGAAATTAGTCGAATTCAGTATGAAATGGAATATACCGAAGGTATTAGTCAGCGAATGAGGGTCCCTGAAAAACTAAAAGTAGCACCACCAAATGCTGACCTGGAACAAGGATTTCAAGAAGGAGTTCCAAATGCTAGTGTGATAATGCAAGTTCCAGAGAGGATTGTTGTAGCAG GCAATAATGAAGACATTTCATTTTCAAGACCAGCAGATCTTGACCTTATTCAGTCAACTCCCTTTAAGCCTCTGGCACTAACAACACCACCTCGTGTACTTACACTAAGTGAAAGACCACTAGACTTTCTGGATTTAGAAAGATCTCCTCCTACACCTCAAAATGAAGAA ATCCGTGCAGTTGGCAGGCTAAAAAGAGAGCGATCTATGAGTGAAAATGCTGTTCGCCAAAATGGACAGCTGGTCAGAAACGATTCCAT TGTGAGAAGACAAAATGAAATACGTTGTGAAAG ACCTGTGTTGCGCGGTGGGTCTGCTGCCGCCACTTCTAATCCTCATCATGACAACGTCAG GTATGGCATTTCAAATATAGAAACAACAATTGAAGGCTCATCAGATGATATGACTGTTGTAGATGCAGCTTCATTAAGACGCCAG ATAATCAAACTAAATAGACGTCTACAACTTCTAGAAGAGGAGAACAAAGAGCGTGCTAAAAGAGAAATGGTCATGTATTCAATTACTGTAGCATTCTGGCTGCTTAATAGCTGGCTCTGGTTTCGCCGCTAG
- the Mff gene encoding mitochondrial fission factor isoform X12, whose amino-acid sequence MSKRSSSDTPLGRVSGAAFPSPTAAEMAEISRIQYEMEYTEGISQRMRVPEKLKVAPPNADLEQGFQEGVPNASVIMQVPERIVVAGNNEDISFSRPADLDLIQSTPFKPLALTTPPRVLTLSERPLDFLDLERSPPTPQNEEIRAVGRLKRERSMSENAVRQNGQLVRNDSIPVLRGGSAAATSNPHHDNVRYGISNIETTIEGSSDDMTVVDAASLRRQIIKLNRRLQLLEEENKERAKREMVMYSITVAFWLLNSWLWFRR is encoded by the exons ATGAGTAAAAGATCAAGCAGTGACACACCACTAGGAAG GGTAAGTGGGGCAGCATTTCCTTCACCCACTGCTGCTGAGATGGCAGAAATTAGTCGAATTCAGTATGAAATGGAATATACCGAAGGTATTAGTCAGCGAATGAGGGTCCCTGAAAAACTAAAAGTAGCACCACCAAATGCTGACCTGGAACAAGGATTTCAAGAAGGAGTTCCAAATGCTAGTGTGATAATGCAAGTTCCAGAGAGGATTGTTGTAGCAG GCAATAATGAAGACATTTCATTTTCAAGACCAGCAGATCTTGACCTTATTCAGTCAACTCCCTTTAAGCCTCTGGCACTAACAACACCACCTCGTGTACTTACACTAAGTGAAAGACCACTAGACTTTCTGGATTTAGAAAGATCTCCTCCTACACCTCAAAATGAAGAA ATCCGTGCAGTTGGCAGGCTAAAAAGAGAGCGATCTATGAGTGAAAATGCTGTTCGCCAAAATGGACAGCTGGTCAGAAACGATTCCAT ACCTGTGTTGCGCGGTGGGTCTGCTGCCGCCACTTCTAATCCTCATCATGACAACGTCAG GTATGGCATTTCAAATATAGAAACAACAATTGAAGGCTCATCAGATGATATGACTGTTGTAGATGCAGCTTCATTAAGACGCCAG ATAATCAAACTAAATAGACGTCTACAACTTCTAGAAGAGGAGAACAAAGAGCGTGCTAAAAGAGAAATGGTCATGTATTCAATTACTGTAGCATTCTGGCTGCTTAATAGCTGGCTCTGGTTTCGCCGCTAG